The following DNA comes from Anopheles arabiensis isolate DONGOLA chromosome 3, AaraD3, whole genome shotgun sequence.
ACTTTAGATTAAAATGAAATGCATCTAAATAGAGGTTTATGTCTGTGCtgcatcggatgcgatttaaTCGGACATGCTGTGAAACGGAATTTCGATTTACATGGCGTTTATTTGGAGATCCCACGGAATTTTATGTGATCGAAACATGATCAATTCGGGAAATTACCGTTGTACTCTGCATTTATCTATAATTTGGTATACGTTGTTTCCTATGAGAATTGGACGCCAATTTCAGCAAACACCAATCGTAAAAGCCTCTCAAGTAATGATTTTTGTTAGCTGTATTGTAGTTTATTCAATTACTTGCCAATTGTTAGTACTGTATGGAGTAGGTGTGCTGCATATACAGTGTGTAGTTAGGAAAGTTAGCCGTTACATTCTTCTTCCCAACAGAAACCGTATCCGCGGTAAAAAGAAAACTACTTTCGCTTTCGTTTATGAACATTTCTTAAATGTTTCTCAAGGGCTTGTTTCAACCGAAACGCTGATGGACATATAGTGCAACTATACTTCCTGGCTTCACCGTGGCTGTTCATATGTTCGTTCAGCTCAGAGGGCCCTTTGCAAGTTAGGCCGCACTGCTGGCACGTGTAGATACCTTTATGTCTAGTCATGTGCCAGTTTAGGTAGGCCACTATTTTGAACCGGGCCCCACACAAGTCACAGGAATACGGATGATCTTCAGAGTGTAGCTTCATGTGCACTTTAAGGTACGAAGTCGAAACCACCTTTGCACCACATATACTACATATGTATCGCTTCCGTGCGGCCTGATCGCCGTGCATCTTATTCTTGTGTATCTCATAGTACTTCATATTGGCGAATAGCTTCCCGCAAACATCGCACTTAAGTTTATGGTCTATATGCGTACTTTCATGTGCAAGACATTTGTGTTGTCTGGTGAACATCATGCCACAAGTTACGCACATATAGTTTAAGATGCTTCTAGCCTTTTGATGCTCCTTTAACACACATGCGGTGGTAAATGTTTGATAACATACGTTGCACCGATTAGGGGTTGGTTCGTTGATTTCGATGGCATTAGGGGCGTGTACCTGTTTAGCATGGTAAAACAGATCAGTCTCAGTTCTGAATCGTGCTTTACAGGCGCAACATTCAAGTGTaggattgttttgattggctTTGGTTTGCACATCCGATGGACAATTTAAGATGTCGTCTTTCGGCTCTGGTTCATCGTCAGTGCTATCGAATGGAGAGATTTCACTTAAGCCAATCGTCTCCCATCCATAGATCACATTAGCATGCTTTGTGTCGTAGTGTTCCTGCAGAGCATCTGAATCCAGCAACTCCAACGAACACTCACGGCATTGGTAGATTTGGTTATTCGAATCGGACAAGTTTTCGTATTGGCTACCTGAAACCATTGCTACTGTTGAACTATAGATCACATTAGCATGCATTGCTTCGTAGTGTTTCTGCAGTGCATCTGAATCGAAGAAAACTAAGAAACACTCTCGGCAATGGTACATCGGATGCTTTTCCGAAACGAGATTTGAAGAATCAATGGACAAGTTATCGGATTGATTATCGAATGGATCATCGGCAAAACTGAAAGGGCTATCAACAATAATTAACTTATACTTGTAAATTCTTCAGTAGTGCTTTAATTGTGTGCTTACCAAGAATCTGGTTCAATCTTGATTCGAAAAAGTTTCTCTGATTCCAAGCATTTACGACGCAATGATACAGCCTGAACGACCTCTGTATGGCATCGCAAACAGCACTGTTGGGGAAATCCATCGTCGACCGTCACCTGAAATAGGAAATGATTAGATGTTGCTATTCATGCATTTATGCACACAACGCCTTTACCTTAATATCCGCTAGTTCCAAAAGAATATCGGCAACGCTGTCTTGTGCTCCATGTTTTTCAAAGATGTTCACCAACACACTTGTAGTTTCGGTGCACGCACAAACGCGGCATAGATAGTTTCGATACATGGTGAAATGGGATGAGAGCCGTTTAAATAAACTTGTCTACAATCAATCTTAAAACTACACTCATCCTACATCAGAACGTTTTTTTCGGATCCTGTAAATGCATGCACACTGCGTTTGCCAAgaaggtt
Coding sequences within:
- the LOC120904526 gene encoding zinc finger protein 585B-like isoform X1, whose translation is MYRNYLCRVCACTETTSVLVNIFEKHGAQDSVADILLELADIKVTVDDGFPQQCCLRCHTEVVQAVSLRRKCLESEKLFRIKIEPDSCPFSFADDPFDNQSDNLSIDSSNLVSEKHPMYHCRECFLVFFDSDALQKHYEAMHANVIYSSTVAMVSGSQYENLSDSNNQIYQCRECSLELLDSDALQEHYDTKHANVIYGWETIGLSEISPFDSTDDEPEPKDDILNCPSDVQTKANQNNPTLECCACKARFRTETDLFYHAKQVHAPNAIEINEPTPNRCNVCYQTFTTACVLKEHQKARSILNYMCVTCGMMFTRQHKCLAHESTHIDHKLKCDVCGKLFANMKYYEIHKNKMHGDQAARKRYICSICGAKVVSTSYLKVHMKLHSEDHPYSCDLCGARFKIVAYLNWHMTRHKGIYTCQQCGLTCKGPSELNEHMNSHGEARKYSCTICPSAFRLKQALEKHLRNVHKRKRK
- the LOC120904526 gene encoding zinc finger protein 26-like isoform X2 → MYRNYLCRVCACTETTSVLVNIFEKHGAQDSVADILLELADIKVTVDDGFPQQCCLRCHTEVVQAVSLRRKCLESEKLFRIKIEPDSCFADDPFDNQSDNLSIDSSNLVSEKHPMYHCRECFLVFFDSDALQKHYEAMHANVIYSSTVAMVSGSQYENLSDSNNQIYQCRECSLELLDSDALQEHYDTKHANVIYGWETIGLSEISPFDSTDDEPEPKDDILNCPSDVQTKANQNNPTLECCACKARFRTETDLFYHAKQVHAPNAIEINEPTPNRCNVCYQTFTTACVLKEHQKARSILNYMCVTCGMMFTRQHKCLAHESTHIDHKLKCDVCGKLFANMKYYEIHKNKMHGDQAARKRYICSICGAKVVSTSYLKVHMKLHSEDHPYSCDLCGARFKIVAYLNWHMTRHKGIYTCQQCGLTCKGPSELNEHMNSHGEARKYSCTICPSAFRLKQALEKHLRNVHKRKRK